In Sphingobacteriaceae bacterium, the following proteins share a genomic window:
- the hisC gene encoding histidinol-phosphate transaminase, whose translation MFELNKLVRKNIRDLKPYSSARDEFTGEDAIFLDANENPYGELNRYPDPYQKILKKKLSELKSMPSENIFIGNGSDEIIEQAYRIFCNPGKDRALTFSPTYGMYEVSAAINDIQLITVPLNNSFQINLKKLGEYFNDPFLKVIFICSPNNPTGNGIRNIEKILKEFKGIVIVDEAYIDFSTEASFTEKIELYPNLIILQTLSKAWGLAAARIGIAYASAEVISLFNKVKPPYNVSLLNQQAAVAALSNLAEFKNKRDLIVSERENLVNTLSLLSSVKKIYPSDANFFLAEVNDADKLYHHLVAKKIVTRNRTTLVRNCIRITVGSPAENEKLINALKEFKA comes from the coding sequence ATGTTTGAATTAAATAAACTTGTCAGAAAAAACATCCGCGATCTTAAGCCCTACTCCAGCGCAAGGGACGAATTTACGGGTGAGGACGCGATCTTTTTAGACGCTAACGAAAATCCTTATGGAGAATTAAATCGTTATCCCGATCCTTATCAAAAGATACTCAAGAAAAAATTGAGTGAACTTAAATCTATGCCATCAGAAAATATATTTATTGGAAATGGAAGTGATGAAATCATCGAACAGGCATACCGCATTTTTTGTAATCCCGGTAAAGACAGAGCGCTTACATTTTCACCAACTTATGGCATGTACGAAGTTTCAGCTGCAATAAATGATATACAACTCATAACTGTTCCATTAAATAATTCTTTTCAGATTAATTTGAAAAAATTAGGGGAGTATTTTAATGATCCATTTTTAAAAGTAATTTTTATTTGCTCGCCAAATAATCCCACGGGAAATGGAATTAGAAACATTGAAAAAATTCTTAAAGAGTTTAAAGGTATTGTTATAGTAGACGAGGCTTACATTGATTTTAGTACAGAAGCGTCTTTTACTGAAAAAATAGAGCTCTATCCCAATTTAATAATTCTGCAAACCCTGAGTAAAGCCTGGGGGCTCGCAGCAGCAAGGATTGGAATTGCCTATGCAAGCGCTGAAGTTATTTCCCTTTTTAACAAAGTAAAACCTCCTTACAACGTGAGTTTATTAAATCAGCAGGCGGCAGTGGCGGCTTTAAGTAATTTAGCTGAATTTAAAAATAAGCGGGACCTAATTGTATCTGAAAGAGAAAACCTGGTCAATACGCTGTCTTTGCTGTCGTCAGTAAAAAAAATTTATCCTTCTGATGCTAATTTTTTTTTAGCAGAAGTAAATGATGCAGATAAACTCTATCATCATCTGGTGGCTAAAAAAATCGTCACGCGAAATAGAACAACTCTTGTCAGAAATTGTATTCGCATAACTGTTGGAAGTCCAGCGGAAAATGAAAAATTAATAAACGCACTAAAAGAATTTAAAGCATGA
- a CDS encoding bifunctional histidinol-phosphatase/imidazoleglycerol-phosphate dehydratase (catalyzes the formation of 3-(imidazol-4-yl)-2-oxopropyl phosphate from D-ethythro-1-(imidazol-4-yl)glycerol 3-phosphate and histidinol from histidinol phosphate), producing the protein MKKVLFIDRDGTLIIEPKDNFQVDSLEKLEYYPGVFQYLARIANEMEYELVMVTNQDGLGTDSFPESNFWPAQNKMLQAFKNEGVTFSEIAIDRSFPENNLPTRKPGVGMLMQYVKGNYDLENSFVIGDRLTDVALAKNLNCRAIFLNDKNCADAVLVTKSWEEIFKYLKAEPRKAKVIRKTSETEVFVELNLDGVGKSHISTGLYFFDHMLEQLSKHANMDLTVKASGDLEIDEHHTIEDVAIALGECFTRALGDKKAIERYGFLLPMDDCLAQVALDFGGRPWLVWDAVFKREKIGQVPTEMFMHFFKSFTDASRCNLNIKAEGENEHHKIEAIFKAWAKAIKKAVAKTDNFSIPSTKGKL; encoded by the coding sequence ATGAAGAAAGTTTTGTTTATAGACAGAGACGGCACATTGATTATTGAGCCCAAAGATAATTTCCAGGTAGACAGCCTTGAGAAACTGGAATATTATCCGGGTGTATTTCAATACTTAGCGAGAATCGCCAATGAAATGGAGTATGAACTGGTTATGGTTACAAATCAGGATGGATTGGGAACGGACTCTTTTCCGGAGTCCAATTTTTGGCCGGCGCAAAATAAAATGCTGCAGGCTTTTAAAAATGAAGGTGTCACATTTTCTGAAATAGCAATTGATAGATCTTTTCCCGAAAATAATTTGCCAACACGCAAGCCCGGAGTGGGAATGTTGATGCAGTATGTAAAAGGAAACTATGATTTGGAAAATTCTTTCGTTATAGGTGACCGTCTGACAGATGTAGCACTTGCTAAAAATCTGAACTGCAGAGCTATATTTCTAAATGATAAAAATTGCGCAGACGCTGTATTGGTTACAAAAAGTTGGGAGGAGATCTTTAAGTATCTGAAGGCAGAACCCAGGAAAGCAAAAGTTATTCGCAAAACTTCAGAAACCGAGGTTTTTGTAGAACTGAATTTAGATGGAGTGGGCAAGAGTCACATTTCAACGGGCTTGTACTTTTTTGATCACATGCTTGAGCAATTGTCAAAACATGCTAATATGGATTTAACGGTTAAAGCGAGCGGCGATCTTGAAATAGACGAACATCATACTATTGAAGATGTTGCCATAGCTTTGGGGGAATGTTTTACCAGGGCACTGGGCGATAAAAAGGCAATTGAACGGTATGGGTTTTTATTGCCGATGGATGATTGCCTCGCGCAGGTAGCGTTAGATTTTGGCGGTCGTCCCTGGTTGGTTTGGGACGCCGTTTTTAAAAGGGAGAAAATAGGGCAAGTGCCCACAGAAATGTTTATGCACTTTTTTAAATCGTTTACTGATGCTTCCAGGTGTAATTTGAATATTAAAGCAGAAGGAGAAAATGAGCATCATAAGATCGAAGCGATTTTCAAGGCATGGGCAAAAGCAATAAAAAAGGCTGTAGCTAAAACGGATAATTTTTCAATCCCAAGCACCAAAGGTAAACTATGA
- the hisH gene encoding imidazole glycerol phosphate synthase subunit HisH, with product MIVIIKYNAGNSRSVKNAIDRLGYVCEISDDKELIKTADKIIFPGVGEASSAMDYLKENKLDLLIKQLKQPFLGICLGQHLMCQSSEEGNTSGLGIFAATVKKFPALQTVPHMGWNNLRTASGELFRGISEETNFYFVHSYYAGLCKETTAVCDYILPFSAAMQKDNFYATQFHPEKSGDAGELILKNFLDLV from the coding sequence ATGATTGTAATTATAAAATACAATGCCGGAAATAGCCGCTCTGTAAAAAATGCGATAGATCGCCTAGGTTATGTATGCGAGATCTCAGATGACAAAGAGCTAATAAAAACCGCTGATAAAATTATTTTTCCCGGAGTTGGCGAGGCTAGCAGCGCTATGGACTATCTGAAGGAGAATAAACTAGATCTTTTAATAAAACAACTTAAGCAACCCTTTCTCGGAATTTGTCTTGGACAACACTTGATGTGTCAATCTTCCGAAGAAGGAAATACAAGTGGCCTTGGAATTTTTGCTGCAACCGTAAAAAAATTTCCCGCTTTGCAAACAGTTCCACACATGGGATGGAATAATTTACGCACAGCTTCTGGTGAATTATTTCGAGGGATTTCGGAGGAAACAAATTTTTATTTCGTTCATAGCTATTACGCGGGTTTATGTAAAGAAACTACAGCGGTTTGCGATTACATTTTGCCGTTTAGTGCTGCCATGCAAAAAGATAATTTTTACGCCACGCAATTTCATCCCGAAAAGTCGGGCGACGCTGGTGAACTTATTTTAAAAAACTTTTTAGACCTGGTATGA
- the hisA gene encoding 1-(5-phosphoribosyl)-5-[(5-phosphoribosylamino)methylideneamino]imidazole-4-carboxamide isomerase, which produces MKIIPAIDILDGKCVRLTKGDYATRKIYNENPLEVAKEFEDHGIDHLHLVDLDGARSKHIVNYKILNEISSKTHLKIDFGGGLKSNEDLEIAFENGASQITGGSVAVQDPGLFREWIKLYGANRIILGADCNARKIVTQGWLERSEMDVLEFIQRYEEQGITSAICTDVSKDGMLQGTSNDLYKEILAFTKIKLIASGGVSCVADLKKLRDMGCAGAIIGKAIYEGKITLKELKELC; this is translated from the coding sequence ATGAAAATCATTCCCGCAATAGATATTCTGGATGGAAAATGTGTGCGTCTCACCAAAGGTGATTATGCCACACGAAAAATATACAACGAAAATCCTCTGGAAGTAGCCAAAGAATTTGAAGACCATGGCATCGACCATTTACACCTTGTAGATCTTGATGGAGCAAGGTCAAAACACATTGTTAATTATAAAATTCTAAATGAAATTAGTTCGAAAACACATCTTAAAATAGATTTTGGTGGTGGATTAAAAAGTAACGAAGATCTCGAAATAGCTTTTGAAAACGGCGCTTCACAAATTACAGGAGGAAGTGTTGCCGTGCAAGATCCGGGTTTATTTCGCGAATGGATCAAACTTTACGGAGCAAACAGAATCATTCTCGGAGCAGATTGTAATGCAAGAAAAATAGTAACACAGGGCTGGTTGGAGAGATCAGAAATGGATGTTCTTGAATTTATTCAGAGGTATGAAGAGCAGGGAATTACTTCTGCTATCTGCACGGATGTCTCTAAAGACGGAATGTTGCAAGGAACCTCTAACGATTTGTATAAAGAAATTTTAGCATTCACGAAAATTAAACTCATAGCAAGCGGCGGCGTTTCGTGTGTAGCTGATCTGAAAAAATTAAGAGATATGGGATGTGCAGGTGCAATTATTGGGAAGGCTATCTATGAAGGAAAAATAACACTCAAAGAATTAAAAGAATTATGCTGA
- a CDS encoding imidazole glycerol phosphate synthase subunit HisF gives MLKKRIIPCLDIKNGRVVKGINFLGVRDAGDPVELAKRYVLEGADELVFLDITATLEKRKTLVRLVEKIAREINIPFTVGGGIRSLEEAHVLIEAGADKISLNSSAVKRPSLISEIAKCYGSQCVVVAIDVKLNDQEWLVAVNGGTRMTSLKAMNWAKEVENFGAGEILLTSMNNDGVKTGFAQDITKRMSSHIRIPLIASGGAGKKEHFKDLFKETKASAALAASIFHFAELSIPDLKTYLKTQNIPVR, from the coding sequence ATGCTGAAGAAACGAATAATACCCTGTCTCGACATTAAGAATGGAAGGGTAGTAAAGGGAATTAATTTTTTAGGGGTTCGTGATGCCGGTGATCCTGTTGAACTGGCAAAGAGGTATGTTCTAGAAGGTGCAGATGAGCTGGTCTTTCTGGATATCACCGCTACACTGGAAAAACGAAAAACACTTGTTAGGCTGGTTGAAAAAATTGCGCGGGAAATTAATATTCCCTTTACGGTAGGCGGAGGTATCAGGTCTTTAGAAGAGGCGCATGTTTTGATAGAAGCGGGTGCGGATAAGATCAGCCTGAACTCATCAGCGGTCAAACGGCCTTCATTAATTTCTGAGATTGCCAAGTGTTACGGAAGTCAGTGTGTAGTAGTAGCCATAGATGTAAAATTAAACGATCAGGAATGGCTGGTCGCTGTAAATGGTGGAACACGCATGACTTCTTTAAAAGCTATGAATTGGGCAAAGGAAGTAGAGAACTTTGGTGCGGGAGAAATTCTTTTAACTTCCATGAACAACGATGGCGTAAAAACAGGTTTTGCACAAGACATCACAAAACGAATGAGTTCGCACATTCGCATTCCACTTATTGCTTCTGGCGGTGCCGGAAAGAAGGAGCATTTTAAAGACTTGTTTAAAGAAACTAAAGCGAGTGCAGCACTTGCAGCAAGTATCTTTCACTTCGCCGAACTTTCTATTCCTGACTTAAAAACTTATTTAAAAACACAAAACATTCCGGTACGATGA
- a CDS encoding bifunctional phosphoribosyl-AMP cyclohydrolase/phosphoribosyl-ATP diphosphatase (catalyzes the formation of 1-(5-phosphoribosyl)-AMP from 1-(5-phosphoribosyl)-ATP and the subsequent formation of 1-(5-phosphoribosyl)-5-((5-phosphoribosylamino)methylideneamino)imidazole-4-carboxamide from 1-(5-phosphoribosyl)-AMP in histidine biosynthesis): protein MKINFEKTDGLVPVIIQDETSLQVLMLGYMNEEAFLKTQEEGRVTFFSRSKNRLWTKGESSGNFLVVKSIKLDCDQDTLLIYVNPVGPACHTGSVSCFQEETAKGFLYHLEKTISQRIDENDENSYTNKLFKSGINKVAQKVGEEAVELVIEAKDNNDNLFKNEAADLLYHFLILLKAKGIRLSDIEEVLKVRSGK from the coding sequence ATGAAAATTAATTTTGAGAAAACAGACGGACTCGTGCCCGTAATTATACAAGACGAAACCTCCTTACAAGTGCTTATGTTAGGCTACATGAACGAAGAAGCTTTTTTAAAAACACAGGAAGAGGGAAGAGTGACTTTCTTCAGTAGGAGTAAAAATAGACTGTGGACAAAAGGAGAAAGCTCTGGTAATTTTCTTGTTGTGAAAAGTATAAAGCTTGATTGCGATCAGGACACACTGCTAATTTACGTTAACCCTGTGGGTCCCGCCTGTCATACGGGATCTGTTTCCTGCTTTCAGGAAGAAACCGCAAAGGGATTTTTGTATCATTTAGAAAAAACAATTTCACAGCGGATTGATGAGAATGACGAAAATTCTTATACCAACAAGCTTTTTAAAAGTGGAATTAATAAAGTTGCGCAAAAAGTAGGTGAGGAAGCTGTAGAACTTGTTATTGAAGCCAAAGATAATAACGACAATTTATTTAAAAACGAAGCCGCCGATCTTTTGTATCATTTTCTTATTCTGTTGAAAGCAAAAGGTATCAGATTATCAGACATAGAGGAAGTTTTAAAAGTGCGTTCGGGGAAATAG
- a CDS encoding methyltransferase type 11: MKQELTHPDLRNWQKRQEWFFNRDHTDTYEQWYEGRYKRAEVWQKKVMEQLISGDKRVKTLLEFGCGTTRFTRWWKEIGIEATGGDISPFMLGQAVHLFKGDLVMADSHFMPFKDHTFDALAFITTFEYYKDPVKVIREAARVGKYSIVMGMMNRNTPKFFRRRIQQAFGRNPFYVTATFYTPNKLIKIIEEALQGREYSVEWTCTGLPKWFPVQQWHVPYGDFFGLHITFKDVQ, from the coding sequence ATGAAACAAGAACTTACTCATCCTGATTTAAGAAACTGGCAAAAAAGACAAGAATGGTTTTTTAACCGTGACCACACAGATACCTATGAACAGTGGTATGAAGGCAGGTACAAGCGTGCTGAAGTCTGGCAAAAGAAAGTGATGGAGCAATTAATCTCCGGCGATAAGAGGGTAAAAACGCTTTTAGAATTTGGTTGCGGGACTACCCGTTTTACCCGCTGGTGGAAAGAAATTGGTATTGAGGCTACGGGTGGCGATATTTCTCCTTTTATGCTTGGACAAGCAGTTCATTTATTTAAAGGGGATTTGGTTATGGCCGACTCTCACTTTATGCCTTTTAAAGACCATACTTTCGATGCCCTGGCATTTATAACTACGTTTGAATATTATAAAGATCCCGTAAAGGTTATACGCGAAGCAGCCAGGGTAGGAAAATACAGCATTGTAATGGGAATGATGAACAGGAACACCCCAAAATTTTTCAGGAGGCGCATTCAACAGGCATTCGGTAGAAATCCATTTTATGTAACTGCAACTTTTTACACACCCAATAAGCTCATAAAAATTATTGAAGAAGCATTGCAAGGAAGAGAGTATTCTGTAGAATGGACATGTACAGGTTTACCAAAATGGTTTCCTGTACAACAATGGCACGTCCCTTACGGTGATTTTTTTGGTTTGCATATTACCTTCAAAGACGTACAATGA